In Maridesulfovibrio zosterae DSM 11974, a genomic segment contains:
- the cbiR gene encoding cobamide remodeling phosphodiesterase CbiR, with protein sequence MTLFANKTSCFYKLAAPSWVIPGNIAENCRYLAGKVDEIALLFFETESCLSYTEEDLPSDLAECGLSFHIHHPLDLPWHKGGARVAEIVLALNEKAAHLNPLRHVVHPPAAGNTAEGNLRDFASSLNGAGIRAEQVLFENTKINSLGEDVAVIRDLGFKICLDLGHILAYAQQSILKYGDFAGLVDMIHLNSPGIGGKHESLELLDDEGINILNQIFDLLSADGTVTVEVFEEKSFFNSLQFLDEYCSGKKCSANL encoded by the coding sequence ATGACCCTATTTGCAAATAAAACCAGTTGTTTTTATAAACTGGCAGCACCATCATGGGTAATACCTGGAAATATAGCTGAAAACTGCCGTTATCTTGCAGGAAAAGTGGACGAAATAGCACTGCTTTTTTTTGAAACTGAATCCTGCCTGTCCTATACGGAAGAGGATCTCCCATCTGACCTGGCAGAGTGCGGTCTTTCTTTCCACATCCACCATCCTCTTGACCTGCCTTGGCACAAGGGTGGGGCAAGGGTGGCTGAAATTGTATTGGCTCTTAATGAAAAAGCAGCGCATTTAAATCCGTTAAGGCATGTTGTTCATCCTCCTGCTGCCGGAAATACTGCTGAAGGTAATTTGAGAGACTTTGCAAGCTCTCTTAATGGGGCAGGCATAAGAGCTGAGCAGGTTTTATTTGAGAATACTAAAATTAATTCTCTCGGAGAGGATGTAGCAGTTATCAGAGATCTTGGTTTTAAAATATGTCTTGATCTTGGGCATATACTGGCCTACGCACAGCAGTCTATCTTAAAATATGGTGATTTTGCAGGACTGGTTGATATGATTCATCTTAATTCTCCCGGTATAGGGGGAAAGCATGAAAGTCTTGAACTGCTTGATGATGAAGGTATTAATATCTTGAATCAAATCTTTGATTTACTTTCAGCTGATGGCACAGTGACTGTTGAAGTTTTTGAAGAGAAATCTTTTTTCAACTCGCTGCAATTCTTGGATGAATATTGTTCAGGAAAAAAATGCTCAGCTAATTTGTGA
- a CDS encoding UvrD-helicase domain-containing protein: MERFIADLHIHSRFSRATSKALNPRLLAAWARVKGIDVIGTGDFTHPEWVAEIEEQLVEDGSGLLTLRESQGLENEIDFVDGPFSGQTRFMLQTEISSIYKRLGKTRKVHNLVYMPDLESVKKFNAKLDAIGNLKSDGRPILGLDSKDLLEIVLETHDKAFLVPAHIWTPWFSLFGSKSGFDSVEECYADLASEIFAMETGLSSDPEMNWLISSLDKYRMISNSDAHSGENLGREANIFSGAMSYEGIYRALRGEGLGHKFMGTLEFFPEEGKYHMDGHRKCGIVLDPHESKMRGGICPVCGKPLTRGVYSRIMELADREEPQQPKNQPGFASLVPLKELISEFVGTGPKTKKVMGVYAPLIREFGSEFTILQHVPIEDLKRKNVYLAEGIRRMREGQVIRNSGFDGQYGTISVYTQQERDEIVNGVKLVVVHKEKGDLDNKPDEVDARKATEQEEVSEVVRFNDAQKMASEAGPGPVLVIAGPGTGKTQTLMGRIKFLLERGTRARRILSLTFTRKAAEEMNERMKEMFGENDVLPRADTLHALAFEYWQSAFDLAPIILNEETARRVFARANPELTGAKLKAAWDSICLSRETLEPLSDGPSELLTNYSQQKDQYNLVDYTDLLEFWLAELKSDKYVRTFTHVLVDEVQDLSPLQLEIVHRLAGEDGEGLFAIGDPDQSIYGFRGAAGNVASCFKSFWSDLNEITLEDNYRSAQAVLDACASVLENPPQLKAHKNYDPDIHLFSAPDSAREASWICDRIKQLIGATSHTLVDSCGHGTMSPGDIAVLVRFRGLMAPIESMLKRQGIPCSVPEVETFWHDPRVGALLAAARRMLGFAEEHDNDAPEAPEKIIAQGPIGLSAYLTDMPPFDQLFWESKAFRAMVKGYKEHGGWSGLLNWIHMQNDFDQVRSKAERVRIMSMHASKGLEFEAVFLAGLDDGIVPFAGTDMLSGKMSGVSLTGFEDIEEERRLLYVGMTRAKKNLFLSHAVKRPLYGRTLRLPVSRFLKNLPEEVKKSAMVARKVQKEKKISLLDV; encoded by the coding sequence ATGGAAAGATTTATCGCCGACCTTCATATTCATTCCAGATTTTCACGAGCCACCAGTAAAGCTCTTAATCCTCGCCTCTTAGCCGCATGGGCAAGAGTGAAAGGTATAGATGTTATTGGTACCGGTGATTTTACACATCCAGAATGGGTGGCAGAGATTGAAGAGCAACTTGTGGAGGACGGTTCAGGTTTGCTGACTCTGAGAGAGTCGCAAGGACTGGAAAACGAAATTGATTTTGTCGACGGCCCTTTTTCCGGCCAGACCAGATTCATGCTTCAGACCGAAATAAGTTCTATTTATAAGAGGCTTGGTAAGACCAGAAAAGTGCACAACCTTGTGTATATGCCGGATCTTGAGTCTGTTAAAAAATTTAATGCCAAGCTTGATGCAATCGGTAATTTGAAATCTGATGGAAGGCCGATTCTTGGACTGGATAGCAAAGACCTACTTGAAATTGTTCTTGAAACGCATGATAAAGCTTTCCTTGTTCCGGCTCATATATGGACACCGTGGTTCTCTCTTTTCGGATCTAAATCCGGTTTTGATTCTGTTGAAGAATGTTACGCCGACCTTGCCTCAGAAATTTTTGCTATGGAGACCGGACTTTCTTCTGATCCGGAAATGAACTGGCTTATTTCATCTCTTGATAAGTATCGCATGATATCCAATTCAGATGCCCACTCCGGTGAAAATCTAGGACGTGAAGCCAATATTTTCAGTGGAGCTATGTCTTATGAGGGCATTTACCGTGCTCTTCGGGGAGAAGGGTTGGGCCACAAGTTTATGGGGACTCTTGAGTTTTTTCCTGAGGAAGGAAAGTACCATATGGATGGTCACCGTAAGTGCGGCATTGTGCTTGACCCACATGAATCAAAAATGCGTGGTGGTATTTGTCCTGTATGCGGAAAACCACTGACCAGAGGGGTATATTCCCGTATCATGGAACTTGCAGATCGTGAAGAGCCGCAGCAGCCTAAAAATCAGCCAGGATTTGCATCACTCGTTCCTCTCAAAGAGCTTATTTCAGAATTTGTGGGAACAGGTCCTAAAACTAAAAAAGTTATGGGAGTCTATGCACCTTTAATTCGTGAATTCGGTTCTGAATTTACAATCTTACAGCATGTGCCTATCGAAGATTTGAAACGAAAGAATGTGTATCTGGCTGAAGGCATCAGACGTATGCGTGAAGGTCAGGTCATCCGAAATTCCGGTTTTGACGGCCAATATGGAACAATTTCAGTTTATACCCAGCAGGAACGTGATGAGATTGTAAATGGTGTAAAGCTGGTTGTTGTGCATAAAGAAAAAGGTGATCTTGATAACAAGCCAGATGAAGTTGATGCTCGCAAGGCAACAGAGCAGGAAGAAGTTTCAGAAGTTGTTCGGTTTAACGATGCTCAGAAAATGGCCAGTGAAGCTGGACCAGGACCTGTACTGGTTATTGCAGGACCCGGCACAGGTAAAACACAAACGCTCATGGGACGTATTAAGTTTCTGCTTGAGCGGGGGACACGTGCCAGAAGAATTTTATCACTGACATTCACCCGTAAAGCTGCTGAAGAGATGAATGAGCGTATGAAAGAGATGTTCGGTGAAAATGATGTTCTTCCACGTGCTGACACATTGCATGCGCTCGCTTTTGAATATTGGCAGTCAGCTTTTGACTTGGCTCCGATAATACTTAATGAAGAGACTGCGCGCAGGGTTTTTGCGCGGGCAAACCCTGAATTAACTGGAGCAAAACTGAAGGCTGCATGGGATTCTATATGTCTTTCACGTGAGACTCTTGAGCCTTTAAGTGATGGTCCTTCAGAACTCTTGACCAATTACTCACAGCAGAAGGATCAGTATAATCTGGTTGATTATACTGATCTGCTGGAATTTTGGCTGGCAGAACTTAAATCCGATAAATATGTACGGACTTTCACTCATGTATTGGTTGACGAGGTTCAGGATCTTTCACCGTTACAGTTGGAAATTGTACATCGGCTTGCGGGTGAAGACGGCGAAGGATTATTTGCTATAGGTGATCCGGATCAGTCTATTTACGGCTTCAGGGGAGCAGCTGGAAATGTGGCCTCCTGTTTTAAATCTTTTTGGTCCGATCTTAATGAGATAACCCTTGAGGATAACTACCGCTCGGCGCAGGCGGTTCTGGATGCATGCGCATCTGTGCTTGAAAATCCCCCGCAGCTTAAGGCTCATAAGAATTATGATCCTGACATTCATTTATTCTCTGCACCTGACAGCGCACGTGAGGCTTCATGGATTTGTGACCGTATAAAACAACTTATAGGTGCAACCAGTCATACATTGGTTGATTCCTGCGGGCATGGAACAATGAGCCCCGGTGATATTGCTGTACTGGTCCGTTTCAGGGGACTTATGGCGCCGATAGAATCTATGCTCAAGCGTCAGGGTATTCCATGCAGTGTGCCGGAAGTGGAAACTTTCTGGCATGACCCGCGTGTCGGAGCGCTGCTGGCTGCGGCCCGCCGTATGCTTGGTTTTGCTGAAGAGCATGACAATGATGCTCCAGAAGCTCCTGAGAAAATCATTGCACAGGGGCCTATCGGATTATCTGCATATTTGACTGACATGCCGCCGTTTGATCAATTGTTTTGGGAGAGTAAGGCTTTTAGAGCAATGGTGAAGGGATATAAAGAGCATGGTGGGTGGTCAGGGTTGCTTAACTGGATTCATATGCAAAATGATTTTGATCAGGTTCGAAGTAAGGCCGAAAGGGTGCGTATTATGTCCATGCATGCATCCAAGGGGCTTGAATTTGAGGCCGTTTTTTTAGCTGGCCTTGATGACGGGATTGTGCCATTTGCCGGAACAGATATGCTTAGTGGTAAGATGTCCGGTGTAAGTCTTACCGGATTTGAAGATATAGAAGAGGAACGCAGACTGCTTTATGTTGGGATGACTCGTGCTAAAAAAAATCTTTTCCTTTCACATGCAGTGAAGAGACCTTTATATGGGCGTACGCTACGCTTGCCTGTTTCACGTTTTTTGAAGAATTTACCTGAAGAAGTTAAGAAATCAGCTATGGTTGCCCGTAAGGTTCAGAAAGAAAAGAAAATCAGCTTACTTGATGTCTAG
- a CDS encoding flavin reductase family protein, translating to MAKKNIGNQGFTMPMPQAILGTHMDGRNNFMALAWVSRVNYNPPLMMISVGKRHYSNAAIKASGEFCVNIPSVDLVEVTDFVGLVSGSKLDKSELFEVEKGELENAPIISKCPISIECKVYDSMELPNDTLFVGEVIATWCDEDTLTDDIPDIKKVNPFTLTMPDNKYWSVGDCIGRAWHDGKKLK from the coding sequence ATGGCTAAGAAAAATATAGGAAATCAAGGTTTTACCATGCCGATGCCTCAGGCTATTCTGGGTACTCATATGGATGGGCGTAATAATTTTATGGCACTGGCATGGGTTTCCAGAGTTAACTACAATCCCCCGCTTATGATGATTTCTGTTGGCAAAAGGCACTATTCAAATGCAGCCATCAAAGCCAGTGGAGAATTCTGTGTAAATATTCCTTCAGTAGATTTAGTTGAGGTTACTGATTTTGTAGGACTTGTTTCTGGAAGCAAGCTGGATAAGTCAGAATTATTTGAAGTGGAGAAAGGTGAGCTTGAAAATGCACCTATTATCAGCAAATGTCCCATCTCTATTGAATGTAAGGTTTATGATTCAATGGAACTTCCAAATGATACTTTATTTGTAGGAGAAGTCATCGCCACATGGTGTGATGAAGATACACTTACAGATGACATTCCCGATATTAAAAAAGTAAATCCTTTTACTCTAACTATGCCTGATAACAAATACTGGTCTGTAGGAGATTGTATTGGAAGGGCATGGCACGACGGTAAAAAACTAAAATAA
- the zupT gene encoding zinc transporter ZupT, translated as MFSDNAMFALGLTLFAGLSTGIGSALAFFAKKTNTRFLSLSLGFSAGVMIYVSFMEIMVKAKTALQADLGSVAGTWTAVIAFFGGIAVIAVIDKLVPSYENPHEMHRVEEMTEKGIQEENKLESEAGKKKLFRMGTMAALAIGIHNFPEGLATFTAAISDPHLGVAIAVAIAIHNIPEGIAVSVPIYYATGDKKKAFIYSFLSGLAEPVGALVGYVLLMPFMSPTVFGVIFAGVAGIMVFISLDELLPAAEEYGEHHLSIYGLVAGMGVMAVSLLLFL; from the coding sequence ATGTTTTCTGATAATGCAATGTTTGCTCTTGGATTGACTCTGTTTGCAGGTCTTTCAACCGGTATAGGCTCAGCTTTGGCTTTTTTTGCCAAGAAAACGAATACCCGTTTTCTGTCCCTTTCTCTTGGATTTTCAGCAGGGGTAATGATCTATGTTTCGTTCATGGAAATTATGGTCAAAGCCAAAACTGCTTTGCAGGCAGATTTAGGAAGTGTTGCCGGTACTTGGACGGCTGTTATTGCATTTTTCGGAGGTATAGCAGTTATTGCAGTGATTGATAAGTTGGTTCCGTCATATGAGAACCCTCATGAGATGCATAGAGTTGAGGAAATGACGGAGAAAGGGATTCAAGAAGAAAACAAGCTTGAAAGTGAAGCCGGGAAGAAAAAACTTTTTCGTATGGGAACAATGGCGGCACTTGCCATTGGGATTCATAATTTCCCGGAAGGACTTGCTACTTTTACTGCAGCAATCAGTGATCCGCACCTCGGTGTGGCCATTGCGGTTGCAATTGCAATCCATAATATTCCTGAGGGAATAGCTGTTTCAGTCCCTATTTACTACGCAACCGGAGATAAAAAGAAAGCGTTTATATATTCCTTCCTTTCAGGACTTGCCGAACCTGTAGGAGCGTTGGTTGGCTACGTCCTTCTTATGCCTTTCATGTCCCCGACTGTTTTTGGAGTTATCTTTGCAGGGGTGGCTGGAATTATGGTTTTTATCTCTTTAGATGAATTGCTTCCTGCAGCAGAAGAGTATGGCGAGCATCATCTATCTATATACGGACTCGTAGCTGGGATGGGCGTAATGGCTGTATCGTTGCTGTTGTTTCTTTAA
- a CDS encoding cation:proton antiporter → MGIASDLVILIVAGLLGGIVARMMRQPLLLGYIIAGVLVGPHTGGITVSSVHDIELLAEIGVALLLFTLGIEFSIKELKPVKYVALIGTPVQIILTMAFGWFIGSLMGWDSKLSLWFGAFISLSSTMVVLKTLESRGLVGTLSSRVMLGMLVVQDIAIVPMLIIMPQLGAESFGLAALGMAALKTFLFLASMFMLGTRVIPWVMKKVAGWNSRETFMLTCSAIGLGVGYATHLLGLSFAFGAFVAGMVLSESRYAYQALSDILPLRDIFSMIFFASVGMLIDPVYVWQHLGTILILSLSILVGKGFIFGSISWLFNYRNIIPIALGFGMFQVGELSFLLLQQGADSGSFPRELFPLFMGTGILTMLFSPLMASLTRPVYSFCQSRRKSDPLQTVNLPETEFNGHAVVLGYGRFGSYVTNSLEKIDIPHITIELNANKVEQAAENGESVIYGDATQEIVLEAARISHARIVLMTIPSIDGSALVVEKIKRIAPNIPVVALSRNSEHVDVLNELGVYHIIMPEFETGLEMVRQTLFQFCLPAAEIQNVMDSMRRERYTTEVELKHPDYSELTRLTKASESIILNWITVEDGSEIVGKSLIGSRIRTVLGVSVAGVMRGEDFTINPESDFRFQSGDIVGVLGRRNNIEMFRTFSSRPVIAE, encoded by the coding sequence TTGGGAATTGCATCTGATCTTGTAATACTTATCGTTGCCGGACTTTTGGGTGGAATAGTTGCCCGGATGATGCGTCAACCTTTGCTGCTTGGCTATATTATCGCCGGGGTTCTGGTTGGCCCTCATACCGGTGGGATAACTGTATCAAGTGTACATGATATTGAGTTGCTGGCTGAAATAGGTGTTGCACTGCTCCTTTTTACTCTTGGTATTGAGTTCTCTATCAAAGAGTTAAAGCCTGTTAAATATGTCGCTTTGATCGGTACTCCTGTTCAAATTATTCTGACTATGGCTTTCGGCTGGTTTATAGGCTCACTCATGGGGTGGGATTCAAAGCTTTCGCTTTGGTTTGGTGCTTTTATTTCTTTGTCCAGCACTATGGTTGTGCTCAAAACTCTTGAAAGCCGTGGCCTGGTAGGAACTTTATCCAGTAGAGTTATGCTTGGGATGCTCGTTGTGCAGGATATTGCTATCGTTCCAATGCTTATCATAATGCCACAACTTGGAGCTGAATCATTCGGTCTTGCAGCATTGGGAATGGCTGCGTTAAAAACATTTTTGTTTCTTGCCTCAATGTTTATGCTCGGCACTCGGGTTATTCCTTGGGTTATGAAAAAAGTTGCCGGTTGGAATTCTCGTGAAACCTTTATGCTCACATGCAGTGCCATCGGGCTTGGAGTCGGCTACGCAACACATCTGTTAGGCTTGTCATTTGCTTTTGGTGCTTTTGTCGCGGGGATGGTTCTTAGTGAATCCCGCTACGCATACCAGGCGCTTAGTGATATTCTGCCGCTGCGTGATATTTTCAGTATGATCTTTTTTGCTTCAGTTGGAATGCTCATTGATCCAGTCTATGTCTGGCAGCATCTTGGAACAATTCTTATTCTTTCATTATCTATTTTAGTCGGGAAGGGATTCATTTTCGGTTCAATATCGTGGCTGTTCAATTATCGTAATATTATTCCAATTGCTCTTGGATTTGGTATGTTTCAGGTTGGTGAGCTTTCTTTTCTTTTGCTGCAGCAGGGAGCTGATTCCGGTTCTTTTCCACGGGAATTATTTCCTCTTTTTATGGGTACAGGAATTCTGACTATGCTTTTCTCTCCGTTGATGGCTTCGCTGACCAGACCTGTATATTCGTTTTGCCAAAGCCGTCGCAAAAGTGATCCATTGCAGACTGTTAATCTACCTGAAACGGAGTTTAACGGACATGCTGTTGTTTTGGGGTATGGCAGATTTGGATCTTATGTCACAAATTCGTTGGAGAAGATTGATATACCCCATATAACTATAGAGCTTAATGCTAATAAAGTTGAGCAGGCGGCTGAGAACGGTGAAAGCGTTATTTATGGGGATGCAACGCAGGAAATAGTACTTGAAGCAGCCCGTATATCCCATGCACGCATAGTGCTTATGACAATTCCTTCCATTGACGGATCCGCTCTTGTTGTTGAGAAAATTAAGCGTATCGCTCCAAATATTCCCGTGGTTGCTCTGTCACGAAACTCTGAACACGTTGATGTTCTCAATGAGCTTGGTGTCTATCACATAATCATGCCTGAGTTTGAAACAGGTCTGGAAATGGTACGCCAAACCCTTTTTCAATTTTGTCTGCCTGCTGCGGAAATACAAAATGTAATGGATTCCATGCGCAGAGAAAGGTACACTACTGAAGTTGAACTTAAGCATCCCGATTATTCTGAACTGACAAGACTTACCAAGGCTTCTGAATCAATTATTTTGAACTGGATTACAGTTGAGGATGGATCTGAAATAGTGGGTAAATCTCTGATAGGAAGCAGGATTCGTACTGTTCTCGGAGTTTCTGTTGCAGGAGTTATGCGTGGAGAAGATTTTACAATTAACCCGGAAAGTGATTTCAGGTTTCAGTCTGGAGACATTGTCGGAGTGCTGGGAAGAAGAAATAATATTGAAATGTTCAGGACTTTTTCTTCACGACCCGTAATTGCTGAATAA
- a CDS encoding TraR/DksA C4-type zinc finger protein codes for MNDIQKKELKNKIENEIKILSKQVDDLKDSVAPVAPDAAIGRLSRLDTMLNQGINKSSIAQSKDRIMNLKAAFNRLADDPFFGECEECGEEISFVRLLALPESRLCIHCAE; via the coding sequence ATGAACGATATACAAAAGAAAGAACTTAAAAATAAAATAGAAAATGAGATTAAAATTCTGTCTAAGCAGGTTGATGATCTCAAAGACAGCGTAGCTCCTGTTGCACCTGATGCAGCTATAGGCAGACTATCAAGACTTGATACTATGCTGAATCAGGGGATTAATAAGAGTTCTATTGCCCAGTCAAAAGACAGAATTATGAATTTGAAAGCTGCGTTTAACCGATTGGCTGATGATCCTTTTTTTGGGGAGTGCGAAGAGTGTGGAGAAGAAATCTCTTTCGTCCGTCTTCTTGCTCTACCTGAAAGCAGGCTTTGTATTCATTGTGCTGAATAA